A region from the Vicia villosa cultivar HV-30 ecotype Madison, WI linkage group LG3, Vvil1.0, whole genome shotgun sequence genome encodes:
- the LOC131659769 gene encoding uncharacterized protein LOC131659769, with translation MAGVVPTEMSANSPRRTAQFARNAQGGANTEMKTGILQLVYASPFTGMDHEDPFAHLTKFYEIAGSTGVDAANEESLFKRLFPHSLVGKSKEWYLDQPPNVMTDWNLLEEKFLERFFPQSRFMEAKTAIAVFTQGGNESLNEAWERFKSMLRKCKGHGAEDATMIIDRMALNDLQTQHDRSPSQRKPGVLELNTNDAILAQNKILSQQVELLTKQMSKLPQQMKEIHEMQMTSQVASCELCKGDHPTGFCPPPEGEEVNFVNNQHQGYQRQPPYQHQGYQRNNQGFQPSRFNNQHNQHQSPYQSPNPQGQGQQSQGGGSKLEDTLNQFMQVSMENQKTNVAAIKNLENQVGQLAKQLAEQQTGPSFSANTQPNPKEYCKAIITRSGKEVSNGERKEIVVEDDGFVVVEGEEDEIVVEKEKKKKRRR, from the exons ATGGCGGGTGTGGTTCCAACCGAAATGTCCGCCAATAGTCCAAGACGTACCGCCCAATTCGCACGCAATGCTCAAGGTGGTGCAAATACGGAAATGAAGACCGGAATACTTCAACTTGTTTATGCAAGCCCTTTCACCGGAATGGATCATGAAGACCCTTTTGCAcatctcaccaaattttatgagatAGCGGGTTCAACGGGAGTTGATGCGGCAAATGAAGAATCATTGTTCAAGAGACTATTTCCACATTCATTAGTGGGGAAATCCAAAGAGTGGTATCTTGATCAACCACCAAACGTGATGACGGATTGGAATCTATTGGAAGAGAAGTTTTTAGAGAGATTTTTTCCTCAATCCCGATTCATGGAAGCCAAAACGGCAATTGCGGTTTTCACTCAAGGAGGCAACGAATCCTTAAATGAGGCTTGGGAAAGATTCAAATCCATGCTTAGAAAATGCAAGGGTCATGG TGCGGAGGATGCAACAATGATAATCGATCGCATGGCACTCAATGATCTCCAAACTCAACATGATAGGAGTCCATCACAAAGGaagccgggagttcttgaattaaACACCAATGATGCTATCCTCGCTCAAAACAAAATCCTTTCTCAACAAGTCGAGTTACTCACCAAGCAAATGTCAAAGCTCCCACAACAAATGAAGGAGATTCATGAAATGCAAATGACTTCTCAAGTAGCAAGTTGTGAACTTTGCAAAGGTGATCACCCTACCGGCTTTTGTCCACCACCCGAAGGAGAGGAAGTTAATTTTGTGAACAACCAACATCAAGGCTATCAAAGGCAACCTCCGTACCaacatcaaggttatcaaaggaacaaccaaggTTTCCAACCCTCAAGATTCAACAACCAACACAATCAACATCAAAGTCCATATCAAAGTCCGAATCCACAAGGCCAAGGTCAACAATCTCAAGGAGGAGGCTCAAAGTTGGAAGATACACTCAACCAATTCATGCAAGTTTCTATGGAGAACCAAAAGACTAATGTGGCTGCCATAAAGAACTTAGAAAATCAAGTGGGGCAGCTTGCAAAACAATTGGCCGAACAACAAACGGGACCTTCTTTTTCCGCAAACACTCAACCTAACCCAAAGGAGTATTGCAAGGCAATTATTACACGGAGTGGCAAGGAAGTGAGTAATGGGGAGAGAAAGGAAATAGTAGTGGAGGATGatggatttgttgttgttgagggtGAGGAGGATGAGATAGtggtagaaaaagaaaaaaaaaagaagaggaggAGGTAg